Proteins encoded within one genomic window of Candidatus Nezhaarchaeota archaeon:
- a CDS encoding carbohydrate kinase family protein, with the protein MVNTSLLDVIGFGSICVDFVFKVGRYPRRGTTNLSIAAAIGCGGIVGNFLVACSKLGLRCGVIGIIGMDCYGKMIVDCFSKHGIDTSMLVIDPKGSSAKVVCIVDRKGERTFIVDPGVQARVKMPEKAREYVSKCKVFHTDCLDVRLASILLREAKQSNVMTSVDIGALAEHAFQRVKNTWINDVLMFCDVAFISEDNARRMFPGLSDAEVLKSVLARGVKIAVMTLGERGCIVASSEGLIEVSAFKVNAVDTTGAGDAFEAGFIYAMLEGLDIRSAAIFGSAVAAIKCTKLGAQAGLPTLDEVKRFLIRRGYGPLASSVG; encoded by the coding sequence GTGGTTAATACGAGCCTTCTTGATGTTATAGGTTTTGGATCTATTTGCGTGGACTTCGTGTTTAAAGTTGGTAGGTATCCAAGGAGGGGCACGACAAACCTCTCAATAGCGGCTGCGATCGGTTGTGGTGGTATTGTGGGGAACTTCTTAGTAGCATGCTCCAAGCTTGGTTTGAGGTGCGGGGTTATCGGCATCATCGGTATGGACTGCTATGGCAAGATGATTGTCGATTGTTTCTCTAAACACGGCATCGATACGTCGATGCTCGTGATTGATCCTAAAGGTTCATCGGCAAAGGTAGTTTGCATAGTTGACCGTAAGGGCGAGAGGACATTCATAGTCGACCCCGGCGTCCAAGCTCGCGTTAAAATGCCTGAGAAAGCTCGAGAGTACGTGAGCAAGTGTAAGGTCTTTCATACAGATTGCCTAGATGTGAGGCTCGCCAGTATTTTGCTACGAGAGGCCAAGCAGAGTAATGTCATGACTAGCGTCGATATTGGGGCTCTAGCCGAGCACGCATTTCAAAGGGTGAAGAATACGTGGATCAATGATGTCTTAATGTTTTGCGATGTAGCTTTCATATCTGAGGACAATGCAAGGAGGATGTTTCCAGGGCTTAGTGATGCAGAGGTTTTAAAGAGTGTGCTTGCGCGTGGTGTTAAGATTGCGGTAATGACCTTGGGTGAAAGAGGTTGCATTGTTGCTAGTAGCGAAGGTTTAATTGAAGTGAGTGCCTTCAAGGTCAATGCTGTTGATACAACTGGTGCAGGAGACGCGTTTGAGGCTGGCTTCATATACGCGATGCTTGAGGGTCTCGACATAAGAAGTGCCGCAATTTTTGGAAGTGCCGTAGCCGCAATCAAGTGTACCAAACTCGGTGCTCAAGCTGGTCTACCAACACTAGACGAGGTGAAGAGGTTTTTGATTAGGAGGGGTTATGGCCCCCTAGCGTCTAGTGTTGGATAA
- a CDS encoding TldD/PmbA family protein produces the protein MEGCYKDLTEKFLNVLLNLGVDFADLRVVELRGLRIEVADGRLKELRFINEKGLAVRCLVAGKWGFTSTSILTSAEVERACIRAYKLARSAGGEAEARFQPSCKPAKLSSKVVPIIDPSSIDVEEKLKLCSEMEKVMRGISSIKSTSSTYFELEESTYVVNSLGLEAECSIPSLIVSATAYASEAGIVQRGHDSHGGTGGFEIFKARDPKSVAQEASRDAIELLSAKGPPAGKHTCILDPEIAGVFIHEAFGHACEADIVLHGGSILEGMLGRKVGSEEVTVRDDPTVKGLYGYLPIDCEGINGSGTTIVDRGILKSYLHNLETSARMGTTSTGNARAQGYSSIPIVRMTNTFIERGDWKVDELLQDLKKGVYAKGSHYGYVDTAKGEFVFKCAKLYVVENGEQKQLCRDAALSGHILDVLMNVEAVANDLSFKPGLCGKDGQLVRVTSGAPHIRVKDVIIGGLM, from the coding sequence ATGGAGGGCTGTTATAAAGATCTCACTGAGAAGTTCCTTAACGTTCTCCTCAACCTCGGCGTTGATTTTGCAGATCTTAGAGTTGTAGAGCTTAGAGGTCTTAGGATAGAGGTCGCTGATGGAAGGTTAAAGGAGCTTAGATTCATAAATGAGAAGGGCTTAGCAGTGAGATGCCTTGTGGCAGGTAAGTGGGGCTTCACGTCCACCTCCATTTTGACGTCAGCAGAGGTTGAGAGAGCGTGCATACGAGCGTACAAGCTAGCTAGAAGTGCGGGCGGAGAAGCCGAAGCGAGATTTCAACCCTCATGCAAGCCCGCTAAGCTTTCAAGTAAAGTAGTTCCAATTATAGATCCTTCGTCAATCGACGTTGAGGAGAAGCTTAAACTATGCAGTGAAATGGAGAAGGTCATGAGGGGCATTAGTAGTATTAAAAGCACAAGCTCGACCTACTTCGAACTCGAAGAGAGCACTTACGTGGTCAATAGCCTTGGTCTTGAAGCAGAGTGCTCCATTCCATCACTAATCGTATCAGCTACCGCTTACGCAAGCGAGGCAGGGATCGTACAGCGAGGGCACGACAGTCACGGCGGTACGGGAGGGTTCGAGATATTTAAAGCAAGAGATCCGAAGAGCGTGGCTCAAGAAGCTTCACGAGATGCAATTGAGCTCTTAAGTGCTAAAGGTCCACCAGCTGGAAAACATACCTGCATTCTGGATCCAGAGATAGCCGGCGTTTTCATTCATGAAGCATTCGGACATGCTTGTGAAGCGGACATAGTTTTACACGGAGGATCCATACTTGAAGGAATGTTGGGGAGGAAAGTCGGCTCAGAGGAGGTAACGGTTAGGGACGATCCGACGGTTAAGGGTCTTTACGGCTACTTACCAATAGACTGCGAGGGCATCAATGGAAGTGGAACCACCATAGTTGATAGGGGCATCTTAAAGTCCTACCTACACAATCTTGAAACTTCAGCTCGAATGGGCACCACCTCCACTGGGAACGCTAGAGCTCAAGGCTACAGCTCAATTCCAATAGTCAGAATGACGAACACCTTCATAGAGAGAGGAGATTGGAAAGTTGATGAATTGCTTCAAGATCTTAAGAAGGGGGTTTATGCTAAAGGTAGCCACTACGGTTACGTGGATACAGCAAAAGGCGAGTTCGTCTTCAAGTGTGCTAAGTTGTACGTTGTAGAGAATGGTGAGCAAAAACAACTATGTAGGGACGCAGCTCTTTCAGGGCACATACTGGATGTGCTAATGAACGTGGAGGCAGTAGCGAATGACCTCTCGTTTAAGCCAGGTTTATGCGGCAAGGATGGTCAACTCGTCAGGGTGACGAGTGGGGCTCCACACATAAGGGTTAAGGATGTGATAATAGGGGGATTAATGTGA
- a CDS encoding cob(I)yrinic acid a,c-diamide adenosyltransferase: MARGYIHVYTGDGEGKTLTAFGLALRAIGHGFKVIIIQFMKGRKDVGEYKIKDRLQPEYEIYQFGREEFVDLNNPQPIDYELARKALEFAEKALERKPRVLVLDEINLAAAIGLVKVEEVLKLLEKVPEETVVVLTGRRAPKEFIEIADLVTELKEIKHPYRFGVEARKGIEY, from the coding sequence ATGGCGAGAGGATACATTCACGTCTATACTGGCGATGGAGAAGGTAAGACGCTGACAGCCTTTGGCTTAGCACTAAGAGCCATTGGGCATGGGTTTAAGGTCATAATAATACAGTTTATGAAGGGGAGGAAGGACGTAGGGGAGTACAAGATAAAAGATAGGTTGCAACCCGAGTATGAAATATATCAATTTGGCAGAGAGGAGTTCGTGGACTTAAATAATCCTCAACCAATTGATTATGAGCTTGCAAGGAAAGCCTTGGAATTTGCCGAGAAAGCTCTAGAAAGGAAGCCTAGGGTCCTTGTACTGGATGAAATAAACTTAGCAGCTGCTATTGGATTAGTGAAGGTTGAAGAGGTGTTGAAGCTTCTAGAGAAGGTCCCTGAAGAAACAGTTGTGGTGCTTACTGGTCGTAGAGCACCCAAAGAGTTTATTGAAATAGCTGACCTAGTCACAGAGTTGAAGGAGATAAAGCACCCATACAGATTTGGGGTTGAGGCTAGAAAGGGGATAGAATATTAG
- a CDS encoding adenosylcobalamin-dependent ribonucleoside-diphosphate reductase, giving the protein MKLTIEKVRKRDGRLEDFNPQKITNAIYKALRETGEGDYDLAKKLSSEVVALLYQKFPGKIPSVEEIQDVVEEVLIRHGLVNTAKAYILYRRWRTNIRETKRLLGVEDDLKLTINAVRVLARRYLLRNEQGAIIETPGQMFNRVAKAIARADSFYGLNPEKSEKLFFQVMRNLEFLPNSPTLMNAGTEIGQLAACFVLPVEDSIEGIFDALKYMAIIHKSGGGTGFSFSRLRPKGDIVKSTMGIASGPVSFMKIFDIATEVIKQGGKRRGANMGVLRVDHPDIREFITSKSDGISLRNFNISVAVTDRFMNAVESGGSIDLINPRTKEPVKNVSAQDLFELMVDMAWRAGDPGLLFIDEINRKNPTPKLGEIEATNPCGEVPLLPFEACNLGSINLSKVVKNGDIDWDKLRELVWVGVHFLDNVIDVNKYPLPQIEYMVKLNRKIGLGVMGFAEMLLKLGVPYDSDEALNIADKVMGFIALEGKKASRELALERGVFPTFDESRWKAEGYDALRNATITAIAPTGTISIIAGTSSSIEPIFAPVYVRKALGGVNLIEINPMFEKILRDRGLYSRDLIIKVAKTGSLREVSGVPEELKRLMATALDIDPEWHVKMQAAFQKHVDNAVAKTVNIRHEAGLDVVRRVFMLAYKLKCKGITVYRYGSKPEQVLYIGLEPGEEASILLSMEYLEQCPKGICFL; this is encoded by the coding sequence ATGAAGCTTACTATCGAGAAAGTAAGGAAGAGAGATGGTAGGCTCGAGGATTTTAACCCTCAAAAAATAACGAACGCGATATACAAGGCGCTAAGAGAGACGGGTGAAGGGGACTACGATTTAGCTAAGAAGCTCAGCAGTGAAGTTGTTGCCCTTCTATATCAGAAATTTCCAGGGAAAATACCATCTGTCGAAGAAATACAAGATGTGGTAGAAGAGGTGCTAATAAGGCATGGTTTAGTTAACACAGCTAAAGCATACATTCTATACAGGAGGTGGAGGACCAACATAAGAGAAACCAAAAGGCTTCTAGGAGTTGAGGATGATCTAAAGCTAACTATAAACGCCGTCAGGGTCTTAGCGAGGAGGTACCTATTAAGAAACGAGCAGGGCGCGATAATCGAAACCCCAGGACAGATGTTCAATAGAGTGGCGAAGGCTATAGCAAGGGCGGACTCGTTTTACGGCTTAAACCCGGAGAAATCTGAGAAGCTCTTCTTCCAAGTCATGAGGAACCTTGAGTTCTTACCAAATAGCCCAACGCTAATGAATGCTGGAACTGAGATAGGTCAATTGGCAGCATGCTTCGTGTTGCCAGTTGAAGACTCCATAGAGGGGATCTTCGATGCTTTAAAGTACATGGCGATAATTCATAAATCGGGCGGTGGAACAGGCTTCTCCTTCTCCAGGTTAAGACCTAAAGGAGATATAGTCAAGTCGACTATGGGCATAGCATCAGGCCCCGTCTCTTTCATGAAGATATTCGATATCGCGACTGAGGTCATTAAGCAGGGGGGTAAAAGGAGGGGGGCAAACATGGGGGTCCTAAGAGTGGACCACCCAGACATAAGGGAATTCATAACCTCAAAGAGCGATGGCATTAGCCTTAGGAACTTTAACATCTCAGTTGCCGTAACGGATAGATTCATGAATGCTGTGGAGAGCGGAGGCTCAATAGACCTCATAAATCCGCGAACCAAGGAACCGGTCAAGAACGTCAGCGCTCAAGACCTCTTCGAGTTAATGGTTGACATGGCATGGAGAGCTGGAGATCCAGGCTTACTCTTCATAGACGAAATTAATAGGAAGAACCCTACACCTAAGCTCGGCGAAATAGAGGCTACGAATCCCTGCGGAGAGGTGCCCCTACTACCATTTGAGGCTTGTAACTTGGGCTCAATAAACCTTTCAAAGGTAGTTAAGAATGGCGACATAGACTGGGACAAGCTCCGAGAGCTCGTCTGGGTAGGGGTCCACTTCCTAGACAACGTCATAGACGTAAACAAGTACCCGCTACCGCAGATAGAGTACATGGTCAAGCTAAATAGGAAGATTGGCCTTGGAGTCATGGGCTTCGCTGAGATGCTTCTTAAGTTGGGTGTACCCTACGATTCTGACGAAGCCTTGAATATAGCGGACAAGGTTATGGGCTTCATAGCACTAGAGGGCAAGAAAGCATCTAGAGAGCTAGCACTTGAGAGGGGGGTCTTTCCAACATTTGATGAAAGTCGCTGGAAAGCTGAAGGCTACGATGCTTTAAGGAACGCCACAATCACAGCCATAGCTCCTACGGGAACTATAAGTATCATAGCCGGAACGTCGAGCAGCATAGAGCCAATATTTGCTCCAGTTTATGTAAGGAAAGCGCTTGGAGGAGTAAACCTCATAGAGATAAATCCCATGTTCGAAAAGATCTTGAGAGATAGAGGCCTTTATAGTAGGGACCTCATAATCAAGGTCGCTAAGACCGGGTCGCTGAGAGAAGTATCGGGCGTCCCTGAGGAGCTGAAGAGGCTAATGGCCACAGCCCTGGACATAGATCCTGAATGGCACGTTAAAATGCAAGCAGCTTTCCAAAAGCATGTGGACAATGCCGTAGCGAAAACCGTGAACATAAGGCATGAAGCAGGTTTAGACGTTGTTAGGAGAGTGTTCATGCTAGCTTATAAGTTGAAGTGTAAGGGCATAACCGTTTATAGGTATGGAAGCAAACCTGAACAGGTGCTGTATATCGGTCTCGAACCAGGAGAGGAAGCGTCAATATTGCTAAGTATGGAGTATCTAGAGCAATGCCCTAAGGGGATATGTTTTCTCTAA
- a CDS encoding macro domain-containing protein, with amino-acid sequence MVEVLYEVNIDGKKLKLAKGDITDLEVDVIVNAANERLKLGGGVAGAILRKGGWEIQEECDRIGYCPVGEAVVTGAGRLKAKYVIHAVGPRYGEGDEDTKLRNATLNSLKRAEERNVRSIAFPAISTGIFGFPKDRCADIMLRTIIEYLKGDTCLKEVIMCLYDDETYRIFEDKLKSLLKAYPTLDARGP; translated from the coding sequence ATGGTTGAGGTGTTGTACGAGGTTAATATTGACGGGAAGAAGCTTAAATTGGCTAAAGGAGACATAACCGACTTAGAAGTAGATGTCATAGTGAATGCAGCAAATGAAAGGTTGAAGCTGGGAGGAGGTGTTGCTGGAGCTATTTTGAGGAAGGGAGGGTGGGAAATCCAAGAGGAATGCGATAGGATAGGTTACTGTCCCGTAGGAGAAGCTGTTGTGACAGGGGCTGGGAGACTGAAGGCCAAGTACGTTATACATGCCGTAGGACCAAGGTATGGTGAAGGAGATGAGGACACAAAGTTGAGGAATGCAACGCTTAATAGCTTAAAGAGGGCTGAGGAGAGAAATGTCAGGTCGATAGCTTTCCCAGCAATCTCAACTGGCATATTCGGATTTCCAAAGGATAGGTGTGCCGACATAATGCTCAGAACCATAATAGAGTATCTCAAAGGAGATACATGCCTAAAGGAGGTCATAATGTGTCTCTACGACGATGAGACTTACAGAATATTCGAGGATAAGCTGAAATCGCTATTAAAAGCTTATCCAACACTAGACGCTAGGGGGCCATAA